The stretch of DNA TAAATATTTATTGTTTTTCAATAAATATTTATTGATGTTTGCTACACAATCAAACAAAATACGCAAATGACAACCACTAACACTACGGTGCTGAAGATCATGAATGTGTTCTTCTGGATCGTGTTCATTGGGCTTTGTATCAAGACCGGCGCGTTGCTGGTTTCTCTCTTCGTCAGCCTGTTTGTGAATCCGGCTGGTGCCAAAAACCTCTACATGGGCCTTGACCTTTCGAATGTGCAGACATACAGTCAAAGCTATTACGTTCATCTGGCGTCCCTGATTATTGCGTTGAACGGCCTGAAGGCTTTTATCGCCTACTTAGTGGTCAAAATTTTCCTGAAGTTCGACCTATCGAAGCCCTTCAACCACGACATTACCGCGCTGATCAACACCATTAGCCATG from Spirosoma montaniterrae encodes:
- a CDS encoding DUF2975 domain-containing protein, yielding MTTTNTTVLKIMNVFFWIVFIGLCIKTGALLVSLFVSLFVNPAGAKNLYMGLDLSNVQTYSQSYYVHLASLIIALNGLKAFIAYLVVKIFLKFDLSKPFNHDITALINTISHVALGAGIVAMIGSGSSDWLMKRGHVVPINWGGGEILFFAGVIYIIAIVFQKGTELQTENDLTV